Sequence from the Mycobacterium florentinum genome:
AACCGGGCGGCGTCGCCGACCAGCGATTCCGGCAGCGGATGCTGTTCGTAGTCCTGGCTGTCCATGAACACGAAATCCGAGCCGTCCCGGTACAGGTAGGTGGCGTCGCGGCGGTCGACGGTGGCGGTATCCACCTTCACGCCGGCGTTGTACGTCTTGTCGACGACCTTGCCCGAGAGCACGTTCTTCAGCTTGGTACGTACGAAGGCCGGGCCTTTACCCGGTTTGACGTGCTGAAACTCGGTGATCTGCCAGAGCTGGCCGTCGATCACCAGCACCAGTCCGTTCTTGAAGTCGGCAGTCGATGCCACGGTCGCTCTATCTCCTACAGGATGGCCAAATTTTCAGGGCGTTTTCCAAGGCCGGGCAGGTGCCCGGCAGCGGGTTCTACCGCAGACGGTGCGCGCAGAACAGCACCGGATGCAGCTTACCCGCGCCCCGGTCCCGCACTCACCACGCCGCTAACGGAGCTGCCCGACCGTTCACGGAGACGTCGGGGCGTCGCTCCAGCTACGTCAGAATGGCCAGTTCCTTGGGGAACCGAGTCAGCAGCTCGGCGGTCTGCCCGCCGGCTTCCGACGCCTCGCCGGCGACCACCAGGGTGTCCTCGATGCGGACACCGCCGCGGCCCGGCAGGTAGACGCCCGGCTCCACCGTCACGACCGAACCGGCCAGCAATGTCCCGCACGAGGTGGCACCGATTCCCGGCGCTTCGTGGATCTGCAGGCCCACCCCATGCCCCAAACCATGGCTGAACTGCTCGCCGTAACCCGCGTCGGCGATCACCCGGCGCGCGGCGCCGTCCACCTCACGCAGGTCGGCGCCCGGCCGCAGCGCCTCCCGGCCGGCCCGCTGCGACTCGGCGACCAGCTGGTAGATCTCCAGCTGCCAGTCGGCGGCCTTGCCCAGCACGAACGTGCGGGTCATGTCGGAGTGGTAGCCGCCGACCAGCGCGCCGAAGTCGATCTTGACGAAGTCACCGTCGGCGAGGACCGCGTCGGTCGGGCGGTGGTGCGGGATCGCCGAATTCGGTCCGGCGGCCACGATCGTCTCGAACGAAATCGCGTCGGCACCGTGGTCGAGCATCAGGCCCTCGAGCTCGCGGCTGACCTCGCGTTCGGTTCGGCCGGGCCGCAGACCGCCGCGCGCGACCAGGTCTTTCAGGGCGGCGTCGGCGGCCTCGCAGGCCAATCGCAGCAGCGCCACCTCACCGGCGTCCTTGATCTCGCGCAGCGCTTCGACCGTTCCGGCGGCCCGCACCAGCTCCGTCTTCCCGCCGTGCTCGCCCAGCTCGGCCTCCAGCACGTCGAATCCGTCCACCGTGACCACATTGCTTTCGAAGCCCAGCTTGGACACGCCCGCGTCGCCCGCCTGCCCCGCCAGGTAGCGCCCGACGGCCCGCTCGATGGCGACTTCGAGATCGGGCGCCTGCGCCGCGGCCTGGGTGCGGTAACGGCCGTCGGTGGCCAAAATGGCTTCACGATCGTCGGCAAAGACCAGCAACGCGCCGTTGGATCCGGAGAAACCTGACAGATAGCGCACGTTAATCAGGTCCGTGACCAGCATCGCGTCCAACCCGCTGGCACCGATCCGGCTTTTTAGATTGTCTCGACGCTGGGAATGTGTCACGACTCACGACGGTACTCGCTACGCTGATTGGCCATGAGTAACTGGATGCTGCGTGGATTGGCGTTCGCTGGACTGATGGTTGTCGTCCGGCTGGTCCAGGGGGCGATCATCAACGCGTGGCAGACGCAGGCGGGATTGATCAGTGTTGTACTGCTTCTGCTGTTCATCATCGGCGTAGCCGTATGGGGGGTGCTGGACGGCCGGGCCGACGCGAAAGCCAACGCGGATCCTGATCGTCGAGCGGACCTGGCGATGACCTGGCTGTTGGCCGGGCTGTTGGCCGGGATTCTGAGCGGGGCCGTGTCCTGGCTCGTCGCGCTGTTCTACAAGGGCCTCTACACCGGGGGGCTGATCAACGAGGTGACGACGTTCGCGGCGTTCACCGCGCTCTGCGTCTTCCTGCCCGGGATCGTCGGGGTGGCCGTCGGTCGCTGGCGGGTGGACCGCAATCCCCCGCCGGACCGGCCGGGCGGGCCGGACGAGGAGCGGGCTGACACCGACGTGTTCACCGCCGCCAGTGCCGACGAGGCGCCGACCGGTGAGGTGCCGGTGCAGCATCCCGGGGCGCACGCGGCGGCGCAGCCGTCGGCGGTGGCCACCGCCGAACGGGACGCGCCCACCGAGACCATCCCGACTCGTGCGGACGACGCCAAAACCGAAACGATCTCGACTCGTGCCGATGACGCCAAGACCGAGGTGATCCGCACCGATGAGCCGGGTTCGGAATGGCCGAGCTCGCAGTGGGGAAAGAAGGACTAGCCGCTAGTCCTGATTCGTCTCGGCCAGGTAGCGCAGGGCCAGCAGATAGCCCTGGACGCCCAGCCCGACGATCACTCCGGTCGCGACCGGGCTGAGATATGAGTGACGCCGAAACTCTTCGCGCGCATGCACATTGGAGATGTGCACCTCGATCAGCGGGGCGCGCAGTTCGGCGCACGCATCGCGCAGCGCCACCGATGTATGAGTCAGGCCGCCGGCGTTGAGTATCACCGGCTCCCCCGCGTCGGCGGCCGCGTGAATCCAGTCCAGCAATTCGGATTCGTTATCACTTTGCCGCACAACAGCTTTGAGCCCAAGCCCGGAGGCCTCGCGTTCGATCAGCGCCGCCAGCTGGTCGTGCGTGGTGTCGCCGTAGACCTCGGGCTCGCGCCGGCCCAGCCGGCCCAGGTTGGGGCCGTTGATGACGTTGACTGTCGTGGTCATGGCGCACAGACTCCCGCGTAGGCCGTCACCAGCAGGCCCGGGTCCGGTCCCACCAAGCGGCCGGGCTTGGCCAGGCCGTCGAGAACCACGAACCGCAGCACACCGGCGCGCGATTTCTTGTCTCCCGCCATGTATTCCAGCAGCTGGGGCAGCGCGTCGGGGTCGTAGCTGACCGGCAGGCCCAGCGAGGTCAGGATGGCGCGGTGCCGCGCGGCGGTGTCGTCGTCGAGCCGGCCGGTGAGCCGGGCGAGCTCGGCAACGAACACCAGGCCCACCGATACCGCGGCACCGTGGCGCCACTGGTAGCGCTCCCGACGTTCGATGGCGTGCGCCAAAGTGTGCCCGTAGTTGAGGATTTCGCGCAGCTCGGATTCTTTTTCGTCGGCGGCGACCACCTCGGCCTTGACGGCGATCGCGCGCCGGATCAGCTCCGGCATCACCTCACCCTTGGGATCCAGCGCCGCCTGCGAGTCGGCTTCGATGAGGTCGAGGATCACCGGATCGGCGATGAACCCGGCCTTCACCACCTCGGCCATCCCGGCCACGATCTCGTTGTGCGGCAACGTTTCCAGCGTGGCCAGGTCGACCAGAACCGCGAGCGGCTGATGGAAGGCACCGACCAGATTCTTGCCCGCATCGGTGTTGATGCCGGTCTTGCCGCCGACCGCGGCGTCGACCATACCCAGCAGCGTGGTCGGAACATGCACGATCGAGACGCCGCGCAGCCAGGTGGCCGCGGCGAAGCCGGCGACGTCCGTGGCCGCGCCGCCGCCGAGGCTGACCAGCGCGTCCTTGCGGTCAATTCCGATGCGGCCCAATACTTCCCAGATGAAGCCGACGACCGGCAATTCTTTTCCGGCTTCGGCGTCCGGGATCTCGATGCGGTGCGCGTCGACGCCCTTGTCGACCAGGTAGCTGCGGATCGCCTCGGCGGTCTGCGCCAATACCGGTTGATGGAGGATCGCGACGCGGTGGCGGTCGCCGAGCAGCTCGCCCAGCTCGGTGAGCAATCCGGTGCCGATCACCACCGGGTACGGCGGGTCGACGGCCACCTGTACGGTGACCGGTGGGGTGGGTTCTGTCATGTGGTTGCCTCGGCGCCGGGCGTGACCGGCTGTTGGGTGGTTTGCAGGGGCAGCCGGGACATGATGTAGCGCACCACCGCCCCGGGATTGCGGCGGTTGGTGTCGACCCGGAGGGTCGCGACGCGCCGGTACAGCGGAGTTCGTTGCGCCATCAGGGCGCGGTATTTCTCGGCCCGGTCCCCGCCGGCCAGCAGCGGCCGGGCGGAGGTCCCGCCGGTGCGCCGCACGCCTTCTCGGGCGCCGATCTCCAGGAAGATGACGGTGTGCCCGGCCAGCGCCTCGCGCACCCCCGCCGTGGTGACCGCGCCGCCGCCGAGCGACACGACGCCGTCGTGGGTAGCCAGCGCCGTGCGCACCACGTCCTCCTCGATGCGGCGGAATTCCTGCTCCCCGTCGGTGGCGAAGATGTCGGCGATGGTGCGGCCCGTCTGCTGCTCGATCAGCACGTCGGTGTCGGCGTAGCCGACGCCCATCGCCTTGGCCAGCCGGCGCCCGATGGTCGACTTGCCCGAGCCGGGCAATCCGACCAGTACGGCCTTGGGGGTCACGGCGGGCCTACCCGGACGCCTGGGCGCGGGCGGCCGGTGCTTCGCGCTCGGCGACCGCGCGCTGGTAGGCCTCGATGTTGCGCCGGGTCTCGGCCAGCGAATCGCCGCCGAACTTGTCCAGCGCGGCCCGGGCCAGCACCAGCGCCACCATGGTCTCGACGACGACGCCGGCGGCCGGCACCGCGCACACGTCGGAGCGCTGGTGGATGGCGACGGCCTCGTCACCGGTGGCCATGTCGACGGTGGCCAGGGCCCGCGGCACGGTCGAGATCGGCTTCATCGCCGCCCGCACCCGCAGCACCTGGCCGTTGGTCATGCCGCCTTCCAGGCCGCCGGCCCTGTTGGTCGAGCGGATCACGCCGTCGGGACCCGGGTACATCTCGTCGTGGGCCTGGCTGCCGCGGCGGCGCGCGGTCGCAAAGCCGTCGCCGATCTCCACGCCCTTGATCGCCTGAATGCCCATCACGGCGGCCGCCAGCTGGCTGTCCAGGCGGTTGTCGCCGCTGGTGAACGAGCCGAGCCCGACCGGCAGGCCGAGCGCGACGACTTCCACCACGCCGCCGAGGGTGTCGCCGTCCTTCTTGGCGGCCTCGATCTCGGCGATCATCGCCTGCTCGGCGGTCTTGTCGAAGGCGCGCACCGGGCTGGCGTCGATCGCGTCCAGGTCGTCGGATCCGGGCGGTGGTCCGTCGTAGGGCTGCGACGGGCCGATCGCGATCACGTGGGAGAGCACCTCGACGCCGAGCGCCTGGCGCAGAAACGACCGGGCGACCGTGCCCGCCGCGACGCGGGCGGCGGTCTCGCGCGCGCTGGCGCGCTCGAGCACCGGGCGGGCGTCGTCGAAGCCGTATTTGAGCATGCCGGCGTAGTCGGCGTGTCCGGGCCGGGGCCGGGTGAGCGGCGCATTGCGCGCGATATCGGCCAGCTCGGCGGGGTCGACGGGGTCGGTGGCCATCACGGTTTCCCATTTCGGCCATTCGGTGTTGCCGATCTCGATGGCGATCGGCCCGCCCAGGGTCACGCCGTGGCGCACGCCGGCCAGCACGGTCACCGCGTCGCGTTCGAACTGCATGCGGGCGCCGCGGCCGTAACCGAGCCGGCGGCGGGCCAACTGGTCGCCGATTTCGGTCGAGGTGACCTCGACGCCGGCGACCATGCCTTCAACCACGGCTACCAACGCGCGGCCATGGGACTCCCCCGCGGTGATCCAACGCAACACGGGTGCCATTCTCCCATGGGGGCATGCATGGACTTAAATCCCCGCGACGCGTCAGAAGAAACTGCTCGCGGGCAGTTCCGCGCCGTTGACGGCGAGGTCGCCGAGCATCCGCGGACCGGCAACGATTTCCAGCGTCACAATTTTTGAGCGGGCTCAACCCAGCAGCACCGCGGCCGCGGTGGCCAGGCACATCGACGGACCGTGCGGCACCGCGCCGCGCAAAGCCACCCCGACCACGGCGGTCAGCAGCGGCGCGGCCAACGCCGCCAGAAACCACACCGCGATGCCGAAGCAGCCGGCCAGCGCGCCCAGGCCGATCGCCAGCTTCACATCGCCGGCTCCCATCCCGGCCGGCGCGATCAGATGCACGAGCAGATACAGCCCGGTCAATGCGGCGGCCCCGGCCACGGCGGGCACGCCGCGTCCGGCACACCAGGCGACCACCAGGATCACCGCGCCCCCGGGCAGCGTCAGCCGGTTGGGCAGTCTGCGGTGCCGGAGGTCGTAGCAGCTCAGCACCACCAGCCAGACCGCGACCACCGTCGCCGCCGTTGCCCGCACGCGCGGGACGCTAATCCAGGGCGGCCAAAGCGCAAGTCATCGCGTCGCGCGGCGCGGGCAACCCGGTGAATTGCTCCACCTGTGCGAAGGCCTGATGCAGCAGCATCTGCACACCGTTGATCGCCCGCCCACCCGCGGCGGCGACGGCGGCGGCCAGCGGGGTGGGCCAGGGGTCGTAGACGGCGTCTAGCAGCACCGGAATCATCGCGAAGGTGCGGGCGTAGCGCGCGGCGACCTCGGCCGGGATCGTGCTGACCAGTACCTCCGCGGCCGCCACCTCGGCGGCCAGGCCCCTGGCGTCGGGGTCGTCCAGCTCGCAGAACCGCGTCGGCACGCCGGCGCTCGCCCCCAGATCCACCAGCCGGGCCGCCTTGTCCGGGTTGCGCGCCACGACGGTGATGCCGCTGACGCCGAGCTGAGCCAAGCCCACCACGGCGGCGGGCGCGGTGCCGCCCGATCCACAGACCAGCGCCCATCCCGAGGCCGAGCCGATCGCCCCACTCACCCCGTCGATGTCGGTGTTGTCGGCCCGCCAGCCGCGGGGCGTGCGCACCAGCGTGTTGGCCGAACCCACCTGCTGTGCGCGTTCGGTGCGCTCGTCGGCGAAGTCCAGCGCGGCGAACTTGCCCGGCGCGGTCACCGATACCCCGACCCACTCCGGCCCGAATCCGCCGACGACGCCCGGCAGCTCCTCGGCACCGCACTCGATGCGCTCGTAGGTCCAGTCGTCCAGGCCCAGCGCGTGATAGGCCGCGAGGTGCAGTTGCGGTGATTTCGAATGCGCGATCGGCGACCCGAGGACGGCCGCTTTTCTCGGGCCCGGGCTAGCGGGGGGTGCTGTCGAGGACACCGTTGTGCTTAGCCAGCTCGATGTTGGCCAAATGCTGCTTGTAGTCCTTGGTGAACAGCGTGGTCCCCTGGGCGTCGATGGTGACGAAGTACAGCCAGTCACCGGGTTCGGGATGCTCGGCGGCACGCAACGCGTCGATGCCGGGCGAGCAGATCGCCGTGGCGGGCAGACCCGGGGAGACGTAGGTGTTCCACGGGGTCTTCTGGGCCCGGTCGGCGTCGCTGGTGGCCACCTCGCGGCGGTCCAGCGGATAGTTCACCGTCGAGTCGAACTCCAGCGTGTGGTG
This genomic interval carries:
- the efp gene encoding elongation factor P, coding for MASTADFKNGLVLVIDGQLWQITEFQHVKPGKGPAFVRTKLKNVLSGKVVDKTYNAGVKVDTATVDRRDATYLYRDGSDFVFMDSQDYEQHPLPESLVGDAARFLLEGLPVQVAFHNGAPLYLELPVSVELVVTHTEPGLQGDRSSAGTKPATVETGAELQVPLFINTGDKLKVDSRDGSYLGRVNA
- a CDS encoding M24 family metallopeptidase, which gives rise to MTHSQRRDNLKSRIGASGLDAMLVTDLINVRYLSGFSGSNGALLVFADDREAILATDGRYRTQAAAQAPDLEVAIERAVGRYLAGQAGDAGVSKLGFESNVVTVDGFDVLEAELGEHGGKTELVRAAGTVEALREIKDAGEVALLRLACEAADAALKDLVARGGLRPGRTEREVSRELEGLMLDHGADAISFETIVAAGPNSAIPHHRPTDAVLADGDFVKIDFGALVGGYHSDMTRTFVLGKAADWQLEIYQLVAESQRAGREALRPGADLREVDGAARRVIADAGYGEQFSHGLGHGVGLQIHEAPGIGATSCGTLLAGSVVTVEPGVYLPGRGGVRIEDTLVVAGEASEAGGQTAELLTRFPKELAILT
- a CDS encoding B-4DMT family transporter; protein product: MSNWMLRGLAFAGLMVVVRLVQGAIINAWQTQAGLISVVLLLLFIIGVAVWGVLDGRADAKANADPDRRADLAMTWLLAGLLAGILSGAVSWLVALFYKGLYTGGLINEVTTFAAFTALCVFLPGIVGVAVGRWRVDRNPPPDRPGGPDEERADTDVFTAASADEAPTGEVPVQHPGAHAAAQPSAVATAERDAPTETIPTRADDAKTETISTRADDAKTEVIRTDEPGSEWPSSQWGKKD
- the aroQ gene encoding type II 3-dehydroquinate dehydratase gives rise to the protein MTTTVNVINGPNLGRLGRREPEVYGDTTHDQLAALIEREASGLGLKAVVRQSDNESELLDWIHAAADAGEPVILNAGGLTHTSVALRDACAELRAPLIEVHISNVHAREEFRRHSYLSPVATGVIVGLGVQGYLLALRYLAETNQD
- the aroB gene encoding 3-dehydroquinate synthase: MTEPTPPVTVQVAVDPPYPVVIGTGLLTELGELLGDRHRVAILHQPVLAQTAEAIRSYLVDKGVDAHRIEIPDAEAGKELPVVGFIWEVLGRIGIDRKDALVSLGGGAATDVAGFAAATWLRGVSIVHVPTTLLGMVDAAVGGKTGINTDAGKNLVGAFHQPLAVLVDLATLETLPHNEIVAGMAEVVKAGFIADPVILDLIEADSQAALDPKGEVMPELIRRAIAVKAEVVAADEKESELREILNYGHTLAHAIERRERYQWRHGAAVSVGLVFVAELARLTGRLDDDTAARHRAILTSLGLPVSYDPDALPQLLEYMAGDKKSRAGVLRFVVLDGLAKPGRLVGPDPGLLVTAYAGVCAP
- a CDS encoding shikimate kinase, which encodes MTPKAVLVGLPGSGKSTIGRRLAKAMGVGYADTDVLIEQQTGRTIADIFATDGEQEFRRIEEDVVRTALATHDGVVSLGGGAVTTAGVREALAGHTVIFLEIGAREGVRRTGGTSARPLLAGGDRAEKYRALMAQRTPLYRRVATLRVDTNRRNPGAVVRYIMSRLPLQTTQQPVTPGAEATT
- the aroC gene encoding chorismate synthase, producing MLRWITAGESHGRALVAVVEGMVAGVEVTSTEIGDQLARRRLGYGRGARMQFERDAVTVLAGVRHGVTLGGPIAIEIGNTEWPKWETVMATDPVDPAELADIARNAPLTRPRPGHADYAGMLKYGFDDARPVLERASARETAARVAAGTVARSFLRQALGVEVLSHVIAIGPSQPYDGPPPGSDDLDAIDASPVRAFDKTAEQAMIAEIEAAKKDGDTLGGVVEVVALGLPVGLGSFTSGDNRLDSQLAAAVMGIQAIKGVEIGDGFATARRRGSQAHDEMYPGPDGVIRSTNRAGGLEGGMTNGQVLRVRAAMKPISTVPRALATVDMATGDEAVAIHQRSDVCAVPAAGVVVETMVALVLARAALDKFGGDSLAETRRNIEAYQRAVAEREAPAARAQASG
- a CDS encoding prepilin peptidase, giving the protein MRATAATVVAVWLVVLSCYDLRHRRLPNRLTLPGGAVILVVAWCAGRGVPAVAGAAALTGLYLLVHLIAPAGMGAGDVKLAIGLGALAGCFGIAVWFLAALAAPLLTAVVGVALRGAVPHGPSMCLATAAAVLLG
- a CDS encoding shikimate dehydrogenase, whose protein sequence is MSSTAPPASPGPRKAAVLGSPIAHSKSPQLHLAAYHALGLDDWTYERIECGAEELPGVVGGFGPEWVGVSVTAPGKFAALDFADERTERAQQVGSANTLVRTPRGWRADNTDIDGVSGAIGSASGWALVCGSGGTAPAAVVGLAQLGVSGITVVARNPDKAARLVDLGASAGVPTRFCELDDPDARGLAAEVAAAEVLVSTIPAEVAARYARTFAMIPVLLDAVYDPWPTPLAAAVAAAGGRAINGVQMLLHQAFAQVEQFTGLPAPRDAMTCALAALD